A stretch of Synechococcus sp. MIT S9220 DNA encodes these proteins:
- a CDS encoding DUF3181 family protein translates to MTLDAADLKDLSATLSERLYLQIAGWHLYLGDAGLAETLAIECSALLDQGPAVCARRALEAVQVPIGAGSSRLPLARLLPSSQLSELEQILEDHCR, encoded by the coding sequence ATGACCCTGGATGCAGCTGACCTAAAAGACCTCTCTGCAACCCTGAGTGAACGGCTCTATCTACAGATTGCTGGCTGGCATCTCTACCTCGGAGATGCTGGCTTAGCGGAGACTCTGGCGATTGAATGCAGTGCCCTGCTGGACCAGGGTCCAGCCGTCTGCGCTCGACGCGCACTTGAGGCCGTGCAAGTTCCCATCGGTGCTGGAAGCAGCCGACTGCCGTTGGCCCGCTTGTTGCCGTCCTCGCAACTTTCCGAGCTGGAGCAGATTCTCGAGGACCACTGCCGATAA
- a CDS encoding MraY family glycosyltransferase, whose amino-acid sequence MTLASTPLAVAVGIFVTSTLITTAIAPLVRRLGLRHGFTDTPDARKQHSVPMVRLGGIAMVLGFCLALGLTWWFGGFGMLTPARDQLIWTTLAGSLCFFVIGLADDLFSLSPWPRLAGQVAVAVVVWSQGVQIGAIDLPWLSSSAEAVILPDVISLLATVIWLVGITNAINWLDGLDGLAAGVAGIAAVGLVSVSFSLHQVAAAFLAAALAGCCFGFLRHNFNPARIFMGDGGSYFLGFSLAAISIVGPAKGVTTVSLLLPLLILSLPLADMSAVIMGRLRSGRSPFYPDRRHLHHRLLRAGFSHRRTVLLIYVFTQWLASIAMVVANVEMRFLWLGLATAILVGTVMVMQRHRQSDLFLEATDQEPHEECAQSCCSDSRG is encoded by the coding sequence TTGACTCTCGCGAGTACTCCTCTCGCCGTTGCTGTCGGGATCTTCGTCACGTCGACGTTGATCACAACAGCAATCGCGCCATTGGTGAGGCGGCTCGGACTCAGGCACGGCTTCACTGATACTCCCGACGCTCGGAAACAGCACAGTGTTCCGATGGTGCGTCTCGGCGGCATTGCCATGGTGCTGGGGTTCTGTTTGGCGCTTGGTCTCACCTGGTGGTTCGGGGGGTTCGGGATGTTGACTCCGGCTCGCGACCAGCTCATCTGGACAACCTTGGCTGGATCACTGTGCTTTTTCGTAATCGGCCTGGCGGATGACCTCTTTTCTCTGTCTCCCTGGCCGAGATTGGCCGGTCAAGTGGCTGTGGCTGTGGTGGTCTGGTCGCAGGGTGTTCAGATCGGTGCAATTGATCTTCCCTGGCTCTCCAGCAGTGCCGAAGCCGTCATCCTTCCGGATGTGATCAGCCTTTTAGCCACGGTGATCTGGCTGGTTGGCATCACCAATGCGATCAACTGGTTGGATGGCCTCGATGGACTCGCGGCCGGTGTCGCCGGCATTGCTGCGGTCGGCCTGGTGTCCGTCAGCTTTTCTCTGCATCAGGTGGCCGCGGCTTTCCTGGCTGCAGCACTGGCTGGGTGCTGTTTCGGATTCCTGCGACACAATTTCAATCCGGCCCGGATTTTCATGGGTGATGGTGGCTCCTATTTCCTGGGATTCAGCCTCGCGGCAATCAGCATCGTCGGTCCCGCCAAAGGAGTGACCACGGTCAGCTTGCTCCTGCCTCTGCTGATTCTCTCCCTCCCTTTGGCGGATATGTCTGCGGTGATCATGGGCCGCCTGCGCTCAGGTCGTTCACCCTTTTATCCCGATCGTCGCCATCTTCACCACCGATTACTGCGCGCGGGTTTCAGTCACCGCCGCACTGTTCTGCTGATTTATGTGTTCACGCAATGGTTGGCCTCCATCGCCATGGTGGTGGCCAATGTGGAAATGCGGTTTCTCTGGCTGGGATTGGCCACGGCAATTCTTGTGGGAACCGTGATGGTGATGCAGCGACATCGCCAGAGCGACCTTTTTCTCGAGGCGACAGATCAAGAGCCTCATGAAGAATGCGCCCAGTCGTGCTGCTCGGATTCCCGTGGCTGA
- a CDS encoding 4-hydroxy-3-methylbut-2-enyl diphosphate reductase: protein MDTHAFKRSLHNSDRYNRRGFGRAEEVAGSLEQAYQSSLIGSIRENGYQLSHGRLNVRLAEAFGFCWGVERAVAMAYETRKHYPSERLWITNEIIHNPSVNDHLRKMNVHFIPVDQGVKDFSGVEYGDVVILPAFGATVQEMQLLNDRGCHIVDTTCPWVSKVWNTVEKHKKHVFTSIIHGKVKHEETLATSSFAGTYLVLLDLEEAEYVADYILGNGDRDSFMARFANACSPGFDPDRDLERVGVANQTTMLKSETEEIGRLFERTMLTKFGPIQLNEHFLAFNTICDATQERQDAMFSLVDEPLDLMVVIGGYNSSNTTHLQEIAISRGIRSFHIDTPERISEDNSIEHKPLGEDLTRDTDFLPSGPITVGITSGASTPDRVVEHVIQRMIAISDAD, encoded by the coding sequence ATGGATACCCACGCCTTCAAGCGCTCTCTTCATAATTCCGACCGCTATAACCGTCGCGGCTTCGGGCGCGCTGAAGAGGTGGCTGGAAGCCTGGAACAGGCCTACCAGAGCAGCCTGATCGGATCCATCCGAGAAAATGGCTATCAACTCAGCCATGGACGTTTAAACGTTCGATTGGCTGAGGCCTTTGGTTTCTGCTGGGGAGTGGAGCGCGCCGTCGCCATGGCGTACGAGACCCGCAAGCACTATCCGAGTGAACGGCTGTGGATCACCAATGAAATCATCCACAACCCTTCGGTGAATGATCATCTGCGCAAGATGAATGTCCATTTCATCCCTGTCGACCAGGGAGTGAAGGACTTCTCAGGTGTGGAATATGGCGATGTGGTGATCCTTCCTGCTTTCGGGGCCACCGTTCAGGAAATGCAATTGCTCAATGATCGTGGCTGCCACATCGTTGACACCACATGTCCCTGGGTGTCCAAGGTTTGGAACACCGTTGAAAAGCACAAGAAGCATGTGTTCACCTCGATTATTCACGGGAAGGTGAAACACGAAGAGACTCTCGCCACCAGCTCCTTTGCCGGGACATATCTCGTGCTTCTGGATCTGGAGGAAGCTGAGTATGTCGCTGATTACATCCTCGGAAACGGTGATCGAGACAGCTTCATGGCCCGTTTTGCCAATGCCTGTTCTCCCGGCTTCGACCCGGACCGAGACCTAGAGCGTGTCGGAGTCGCCAATCAGACCACCATGTTGAAAAGCGAAACAGAGGAAATCGGCAGGCTGTTCGAACGCACGATGCTGACCAAGTTCGGTCCTATCCAACTGAACGAACACTTTCTGGCCTTCAACACCATCTGCGACGCAACCCAAGAGAGACAAGACGCGATGTTCTCCCTCGTCGACGAACCCCTTGATCTCATGGTCGTGATCGGCGGGTACAACTCCTCCAACACCACCCACCTTCAGGAAATTGCCATTAGTCGTGGCATCCGTTCGTTCCACATCGACACACCGGAGCGAATCAGCGAGGACAACAGCATCGAGCACAAACCACTCGGCGAAGACTTAACCCGTGACACGGACTTTTTACCGAGTGGGCCAATCACAGTTGGCATCACGTCTGGAGCTTCAACCCCAGATCGAGTGGTAGAGCACGTGATCCAACGCATGATCGCCATCAGCGACGCAGATTGA
- a CDS encoding cytochrome-c oxidase: MLIIEVTNARDVVRQRIGRLGERLIGKVVDPEAQVEKALIQEIDTAFREFGIEARILSVQGPQLVGRQHIELPIQVREEREVRLNDA, from the coding sequence GTGCTCATCATCGAGGTCACCAATGCCCGCGACGTGGTGCGTCAGCGCATCGGTCGCCTGGGTGAGCGCCTAATCGGCAAAGTGGTCGATCCGGAAGCACAAGTGGAAAAGGCTCTGATTCAGGAGATCGACACTGCTTTCCGGGAGTTCGGAATCGAGGCAAGGATTTTGTCCGTGCAAGGCCCTCAGTTGGTGGGACGCCAGCACATCGAGCTCCCCATCCAGGTTCGGGAAGAACGAGAGGTGCGTCTCAACGACGCCTGA
- the murJ gene encoding murein biosynthesis integral membrane protein MurJ: protein MGRSLKRIALVVTYGTLLSKAGGLIRQLVIAAAFGVGAAYDAYNYAYILPGFLLILLGGINGPFHSAMVSVLSRRPREEGAHILATLNTTVSALLLVVTAVLVLAADPLITLVGPGLPSDLHQIAVAQLQVMAPMALLAGLIGLGFGSLNAADEFWIPAISPLMSSVALVLGVGVLWWQLGAEIALPVNALWGGVVLALSTLVGALLQWLLQLPALARQGMARLRLSWDWSHPGVREVWRVMGPATLSSGMLQINVFTDMFFASGILGAAAGLSYSNLLVQTPLGLISNALLVPLLPTFSRLTAADDRLPLIARIRQGLMLSTASMLPLGALFLALSTPIVALVYERGAFDQQAVQLVTGLLMAYGIGMPAYLGRDVLVRVFYALGDGTTPFRLSMAGIGLNVLFDWALVGGPSPWGPQFPINLGAPGLVLATVLINLLTCLALLLALQKRLGGLPLREWGLDALKLTFAAVAAGLAAWALSLGVAWPENFVGRLFQVGLSGALGLLLFVLCAQALSVPEVSEISRGIASRFRRR, encoded by the coding sequence ATGGGGAGATCTCTTAAGCGCATCGCTCTGGTGGTCACCTATGGCACCTTGCTCAGCAAAGCTGGAGGGCTGATCCGTCAGCTGGTGATCGCTGCGGCGTTCGGAGTGGGTGCGGCCTATGACGCCTACAACTACGCCTACATCCTTCCCGGTTTTCTGTTGATTCTGCTGGGAGGGATCAACGGCCCGTTTCACAGCGCCATGGTCAGTGTGCTCAGCCGCCGGCCGCGTGAGGAAGGGGCCCATATCCTGGCCACCCTCAACACCACCGTGAGTGCCTTGCTGCTCGTGGTCACTGCGGTGTTGGTGCTCGCTGCCGATCCACTGATCACGCTTGTGGGTCCTGGATTGCCCTCGGATCTGCATCAGATCGCCGTGGCGCAGTTGCAGGTGATGGCTCCCATGGCACTTCTAGCAGGTCTGATCGGACTTGGCTTCGGGTCGCTGAATGCTGCCGATGAGTTCTGGATCCCCGCCATCTCACCGCTGATGTCGAGCGTGGCTCTCGTTCTTGGTGTGGGCGTGCTGTGGTGGCAGCTCGGGGCCGAGATCGCCCTGCCTGTGAATGCCCTCTGGGGTGGCGTGGTCCTGGCACTCTCCACACTGGTCGGGGCTTTGCTGCAGTGGTTGCTGCAGCTGCCGGCCCTAGCCCGTCAGGGGATGGCGCGCCTGCGCCTGTCCTGGGACTGGAGTCATCCCGGCGTGCGCGAGGTCTGGCGGGTGATGGGACCCGCCACGTTGTCTTCGGGAATGCTGCAGATCAATGTGTTCACCGACATGTTTTTTGCTTCAGGCATCCTTGGTGCGGCAGCAGGCCTGAGCTACTCGAATCTGTTGGTCCAGACCCCATTGGGCCTGATCTCCAATGCTCTGCTGGTGCCATTGCTGCCCACGTTCTCCAGACTCACAGCTGCCGATGATCGGCTGCCGCTGATCGCCAGGATCCGGCAGGGACTGATGCTGTCGACCGCTTCGATGCTGCCGCTTGGGGCCTTGTTTCTGGCTCTGTCGACACCCATCGTCGCCCTTGTCTATGAACGTGGCGCGTTTGATCAGCAGGCCGTGCAGCTGGTGACCGGTCTGCTGATGGCTTATGGGATCGGCATGCCCGCTTATCTCGGCCGGGATGTGCTGGTTCGTGTTTTTTATGCACTTGGCGATGGAACAACCCCTTTCCGCCTCTCCATGGCGGGGATCGGCCTCAATGTGCTTTTTGACTGGGCGCTTGTGGGTGGCCCTTCCCCTTGGGGGCCTCAGTTCCCGATCAATCTCGGGGCTCCTGGGTTGGTTCTGGCCACTGTTCTGATCAATCTGCTCACCTGTCTTGCATTGCTCTTGGCGCTGCAGAAGCGACTGGGTGGATTGCCGCTGCGTGAGTGGGGGCTCGACGCACTCAAGCTCACCTTTGCGGCAGTGGCCGCAGGACTGGCGGCCTGGGCGCTCAGCCTTGGCGTTGCCTGGCCCGAGAACTTCGTTGGCCGACTGTTCCAGGTGGGACTTTCCGGTGCGTTGGGATTGCTGCTGTTTGTGCTATGCGCTCAGGCCTTGTCTGTCCCTGAGGTAAGCGAGATCAGCCGTGGGATTGCCAGCCGTTTCAGGCGTCGTTGA
- a CDS encoding DUF1997 domain-containing protein codes for MSRPSDEALRHQEDVDPQVRCYRSHFSDRMEMRADPDTIAKYLDQHQGWFRRCASPMEVEALDPQAYALTLGRFGNFGFEVEPTIGLRLLPRQERSYAIETVALPDHDPALAKLYDVDFQANLSLIDQPINDLEHDQTWVNWSLDLTVWIALPKVITMLPNGLVQSSGDHLLRQIVRQISRRLTWKVQEDFHATHALACPPRRRAAF; via the coding sequence TTGTCGAGACCATCCGACGAAGCCCTACGTCACCAGGAAGACGTGGACCCACAGGTGCGTTGCTATCGCAGCCACTTCAGTGACCGCATGGAAATGCGGGCGGATCCCGACACGATTGCGAAATATCTGGATCAACACCAGGGTTGGTTCCGCAGGTGTGCGTCGCCCATGGAGGTCGAAGCTCTCGATCCCCAGGCTTACGCGCTGACCCTTGGACGCTTTGGGAATTTCGGCTTCGAAGTGGAGCCGACCATCGGCCTACGACTGCTGCCGCGCCAAGAGAGGAGTTACGCAATTGAAACCGTTGCTCTTCCAGATCACGATCCAGCTCTGGCGAAGTTGTACGACGTTGATTTTCAAGCCAATCTGAGCCTGATTGACCAACCCATCAACGACTTGGAGCATGATCAAACATGGGTGAATTGGTCTCTTGATCTCACCGTCTGGATTGCACTCCCCAAAGTGATCACCATGCTCCCCAACGGCCTAGTTCAGTCCAGTGGCGACCACCTGCTGCGCCAGATCGTGCGCCAGATTTCACGCCGACTGACCTGGAAAGTTCAAGAGGATTTCCACGCCACTCATGCACTGGCATGCCCTCCAAGGCGAAGGGCTGCTTTCTGA
- a CDS encoding ammonium transporter, producing MTTALHPPSRRRKARLQEASLIEGPMLLLQSIRGFKSSRSMLWLACVPLALCGLGIFGLSARAANLPALSAQFLANNLWLLIAAILVIFMNAGFAMVEAGMCRQKNAVNILAKNLVVFTLAVTAYWFIGYKIMYNADWVIPGVFKFGGLFFDPTVTAEMVTDSKLVPSIDFLFQAAFAGTAATIVSGLVAERIKFGEFIIFSLILVGILYPIAGSWQWNFPDEVTGLGGGWLARLGFIDFAGSTIVHSFGAWSGLVGAALLGPRIGKFLGDRPQAIPGHNLAIATLGCLILWIGWYGFNPGSVLAMNETVPFVAVTTTLGAAGGGIGAMVVSQFTSGKPDLTMIINGILAGLVGVTAGCDGFSMPAAWVVGFVAGVLVVFSVGWLDSLKIDDPVGAFSVHGTCGIWATLAVGLFNNDKGLLTGHGPSQLGIQFVGVIAYGVWAVVTTFLVWKIIGALFGGIRVTEDEEKTGLDIGEHGMEAYPDFASAGN from the coding sequence ATGACAACTGCTCTGCATCCGCCATCGCGGCGGCGCAAAGCGCGCCTCCAAGAGGCAAGCCTGATCGAAGGTCCAATGCTTCTCCTTCAGAGCATTCGAGGATTCAAGTCCAGTCGCTCAATGCTTTGGCTGGCCTGCGTGCCCTTGGCATTGTGTGGGCTAGGTATCTTCGGTCTTTCGGCCCGTGCAGCAAATTTACCTGCACTCAGCGCTCAGTTTTTAGCCAACAATCTGTGGCTTTTGATCGCGGCCATCCTCGTGATCTTCATGAACGCTGGCTTCGCCATGGTCGAAGCCGGAATGTGTCGCCAGAAAAATGCAGTCAATATTCTCGCTAAAAATCTCGTGGTCTTCACTCTTGCGGTGACGGCTTACTGGTTTATTGGCTACAAAATTATGTACAACGCCGACTGGGTTATCCCAGGGGTATTCAAATTCGGCGGGTTGTTCTTTGATCCAACCGTGACCGCGGAAATGGTCACGGATAGCAAGCTTGTTCCAAGCATTGATTTCCTCTTCCAAGCAGCCTTTGCAGGCACTGCAGCCACTATCGTTTCCGGCTTAGTCGCAGAACGAATCAAGTTTGGTGAGTTCATTATTTTCTCACTCATTTTGGTCGGAATTCTTTATCCGATTGCCGGTTCTTGGCAGTGGAACTTCCCTGACGAAGTTACCGGTCTTGGTGGGGGTTGGCTTGCGCGTCTTGGTTTTATTGATTTCGCTGGATCAACAATCGTTCACTCCTTCGGTGCTTGGTCTGGACTGGTTGGAGCTGCACTTCTTGGACCAAGAATTGGCAAGTTTTTAGGGGATCGCCCACAGGCTATTCCTGGCCACAACCTTGCCATCGCAACTTTGGGGTGCTTGATCCTTTGGATCGGCTGGTATGGATTTAACCCTGGCTCGGTGCTGGCTATGAACGAAACAGTTCCCTTCGTAGCCGTAACCACTACTCTCGGGGCCGCCGGCGGCGGCATTGGTGCAATGGTGGTGAGTCAATTCACCAGCGGCAAGCCTGATCTCACGATGATCATCAACGGAATTTTGGCTGGCTTGGTTGGTGTCACGGCAGGTTGCGACGGATTTTCAATGCCAGCAGCTTGGGTCGTTGGCTTCGTTGCTGGTGTGCTCGTGGTTTTCTCAGTGGGCTGGCTTGACTCTCTAAAAATTGATGATCCAGTCGGTGCCTTTTCCGTACACGGAACTTGCGGAATCTGGGCGACCCTCGCAGTCGGCCTTTTCAATAACGACAAGGGTTTGTTGACTGGTCATGGCCCCAGCCAACTGGGCATCCAGTTCGTCGGCGTCATCGCCTATGGAGTCTGGGCTGTTGTAACTACGTTCCTTGTCTGGAAAATCATCGGCGCTCTCTTTGGCGGTATCCGAGTCACTGAAGATGAGGAGAAAACAGGACTCGACATCGGTGAACATGGCATGGAGGCGTATCCCGATTTCGCCTCTGCTGGCAACTGA
- the glyA gene encoding serine hydroxymethyltransferase, whose amino-acid sequence MADFATAPINASLASSDPTIAGLIDQEQKRQETHLELIASENFASRAVMEAQGSVLTNKYAEGLPSKRYYGGCEHVDAVEELAIERAKQLFGAAWANVQPHSGAQANFAVFLALLQPGDTIMGLDLSHGGHLTHGSPVNVSGKWFNVVQYGVDKQTQRLDMEAIRALALEKKPKLIVCGYSAYPRIIDFAAFRAIADEVGAYLLADMAHIAGLVAAGVHPSPVPHCDVVTTTTHKTLRGPRGGLILCRDAEFAKKFDKAVFPGTQGGPLEHVIAAKAVAFGEALLPSFKSYSQQVVANAAALAERLIERGIDVVSGGTENHVVLLDLRGIGMTGKVADLLVSDVHITANKNTVPFDPESPFVTSGLRLGTAALTTRGFDVAAFREVADVIADRLLNPEDDAIQARCLQTVASLCSRFPLYASAAEPALA is encoded by the coding sequence ATGGCGGATTTCGCTACGGCCCCGATCAATGCATCCCTGGCATCATCCGACCCGACCATTGCCGGTCTGATTGATCAGGAGCAGAAGCGTCAGGAGACTCATCTCGAGCTGATTGCCTCCGAGAACTTCGCGTCAAGGGCGGTGATGGAAGCTCAGGGCTCCGTGCTCACCAACAAGTACGCCGAAGGGTTGCCGAGCAAGCGCTATTACGGCGGTTGTGAGCATGTTGATGCGGTCGAAGAGCTTGCGATCGAGCGTGCCAAGCAGTTGTTCGGTGCAGCCTGGGCCAACGTTCAGCCTCACAGTGGTGCTCAGGCGAACTTTGCTGTGTTTCTGGCACTGCTCCAGCCCGGCGACACGATCATGGGTCTCGACCTCTCCCATGGAGGCCATCTCACCCATGGTTCACCGGTCAACGTCAGCGGTAAGTGGTTCAACGTCGTTCAGTACGGCGTGGACAAGCAAACCCAGCGCCTTGATATGGAGGCGATCCGAGCGTTGGCTCTTGAGAAGAAGCCGAAACTGATTGTGTGTGGGTATTCCGCTTATCCCCGCATCATCGATTTCGCCGCCTTCCGCGCGATCGCCGATGAGGTGGGCGCCTATCTGCTGGCAGACATGGCCCATATCGCCGGTCTTGTAGCAGCGGGTGTTCATCCCAGCCCTGTTCCTCATTGCGATGTTGTGACGACCACCACGCACAAAACATTGCGCGGCCCCCGTGGCGGCTTAATCCTTTGCCGTGATGCTGAGTTCGCCAAGAAATTCGATAAAGCCGTGTTCCCCGGTACTCAGGGCGGCCCTTTAGAGCATGTGATCGCTGCGAAGGCAGTCGCCTTTGGAGAGGCGTTGCTGCCCTCGTTTAAGTCGTACAGCCAGCAGGTGGTCGCCAATGCTGCCGCCTTGGCGGAGCGCTTGATCGAGCGCGGCATTGATGTGGTGAGCGGTGGCACCGAGAACCATGTGGTTCTTCTTGATCTAAGGGGAATCGGCATGACCGGAAAGGTCGCGGATTTGCTAGTGAGTGATGTCCACATCACCGCCAACAAGAACACCGTTCCCTTTGACCCTGAATCCCCCTTTGTGACCAGCGGCCTGCGCCTGGGTACCGCAGCTCTCACCACACGTGGCTTTGATGTCGCTGCCTTCCGTGAAGTGGCGGATGTGATCGCTGATCGACTGCTCAATCCTGAGGACGATGCCATTCAGGCTCGTTGTCTCCAGACGGTTGCCAGCCTTTGCAGCCGTTTTCCCCTTTACGCCTCCGCCGCGGAGCCGGCGCTTGCCTGA
- the sfsA gene encoding DNA/RNA nuclease SfsA, with translation MTGTPLLEFTRLTEGVLIKRYKRFLADVELKDGSVVTAHCANTGPMTGVLHPGGRVRMRYAPSPKRKLAWTWEQAEVPSADGSSCWVGINTALPNRLIRAAIEAGCLRNALGPIAGIRAEVPYGENRRSRIDLLLTPEEESHDPRPIYLEVKNTTWCDGALALFPDTVTERGQKHLQELMAVLPDARGVLVPCLSRPDVSCFAPGDSADPRYGELFREASKAGVEVLPCAFSFEIDRILWEGQRPVQSSQSAIR, from the coding sequence ATGACCGGCACCCCTCTGCTTGAGTTCACTCGTCTAACGGAGGGAGTGCTGATCAAGCGCTACAAGCGCTTTCTGGCCGATGTGGAACTCAAGGACGGCTCAGTGGTGACGGCGCACTGTGCCAACACCGGACCGATGACCGGCGTGCTCCACCCTGGAGGTCGGGTGAGGATGCGATACGCCCCTTCCCCCAAGCGCAAACTGGCCTGGACCTGGGAACAGGCGGAAGTACCAAGCGCTGATGGGAGCTCCTGTTGGGTCGGAATCAATACGGCTCTCCCCAATCGGCTGATCAGAGCCGCCATTGAGGCCGGTTGCCTGCGCAACGCCCTGGGGCCAATCGCGGGGATCCGCGCTGAAGTGCCCTACGGAGAGAACCGCCGCAGTCGTATCGATCTGCTGCTCACTCCCGAAGAGGAGTCCCATGATCCAAGACCGATCTACCTGGAGGTGAAAAACACCACCTGGTGTGATGGTGCGCTGGCTCTGTTCCCCGACACAGTCACCGAACGGGGACAGAAACACCTGCAGGAGCTGATGGCTGTGCTTCCTGATGCACGTGGGGTGTTGGTGCCCTGCCTGAGCCGCCCCGATGTGTCGTGTTTTGCCCCAGGGGACAGCGCTGATCCGCGCTACGGCGAGCTGTTCCGTGAAGCATCCAAGGCAGGCGTTGAAGTCTTGCCCTGTGCCTTCAGCTTCGAAATCGATCGAATCCTGTGGGAGGGCCAGCGCCCTGTCCAGTCCAGCCAATCAGCGATTCGGTAG
- the fldA gene encoding flavodoxin FldA, with amino-acid sequence MIKASGREKIVLIGFSMKFTIVFASATGHTEDIAERLDQLLPDSELKELSDLQDIKDIEACEALICCTPTWNTGSDVKRSGTAWDEHIEQIPTLNCSGKPVAIVGLGDSAAFSKFFCDAMEELYTAFQKAGGKSIGHVSGEDYIFDDSKSMINGMFCGLPIDEDNESEKTQDRLESWCKTILEESNQ; translated from the coding sequence TTGATCAAAGCCTCAGGGCGAGAAAAAATAGTGTTGATAGGTTTCTCTATGAAATTTACGATTGTCTTTGCATCAGCGACTGGTCACACGGAAGACATTGCTGAGAGGCTCGACCAGCTGCTTCCAGATTCTGAGCTGAAAGAGCTCAGTGATTTGCAGGACATCAAAGATATTGAAGCCTGCGAGGCACTGATCTGCTGTACTCCAACTTGGAACACTGGCTCAGACGTCAAGCGGTCAGGAACAGCATGGGACGAACACATTGAACAGATCCCAACCCTCAATTGCTCAGGAAAACCTGTGGCTATCGTTGGTCTTGGAGATTCAGCAGCATTCAGCAAATTTTTCTGTGATGCAATGGAGGAGCTTTATACAGCCTTCCAAAAAGCTGGTGGCAAGTCGATTGGTCATGTATCAGGTGAAGACTATATTTTCGATGATTCAAAAAGCATGATCAACGGGATGTTTTGCGGGCTTCCGATTGACGAAGACAATGAATCAGAAAAAACGCAAGATCGCCTGGAATCCTGGTGCAAAACAATTTTAGAAGAGTCTAATCAGTGA
- a CDS encoding competence/damage-inducible protein A, whose product MADASPPSGVEILCIGTELLLGNIVNGNARWLAEQLAALGLPHFRQTVVGDNRDRLIAEVQAISRRSRVLITTGGLGPTPDDLTTEAIAAAFSTPLDERPEVWDDITTKARSRGRTPGAETRRQALLPRGADVLSNITGTAPGMIWSPIEGFTVLTFPGVPSEMRSMWQATAVPWFQRSGLSKGVFNSRLLRFWGIGESTLAEQLHDLLDQSNPTVAPYAGRGEVKLRVTAHATSEAESLRLLDATEAELRQRTGSLCFGCDDQSLASVVLEQLRKQQQTLSVAESCTGGGLGAELTAIPGSSDVLLGGVIAYSNALKQRLLGVSAELLEQFGAVSDPVAQAMAEGSRRVTGSDWSMAVTGIAGPGGGSAEKPVGLVYIAVAGPDGCFSQPIRLGETRGRDWVQTVSVGEALNRLRLRLMEAT is encoded by the coding sequence GTGGCTGATGCGTCCCCGCCTTCCGGGGTGGAGATTCTTTGCATTGGTACTGAGCTGCTGCTCGGCAACATCGTCAACGGCAATGCACGCTGGCTGGCTGAGCAACTGGCAGCTCTTGGATTGCCGCACTTCCGTCAGACGGTGGTGGGTGACAACCGTGATCGCTTGATCGCTGAAGTGCAGGCCATCTCGCGTCGTTCGCGGGTGTTGATCACCACGGGTGGATTGGGCCCAACGCCCGACGATTTGACGACGGAAGCCATTGCAGCAGCGTTTTCCACGCCGTTGGACGAACGTCCCGAGGTCTGGGACGACATCACAACCAAAGCGCGCAGTCGCGGGCGTACTCCTGGAGCCGAGACGCGCCGGCAGGCTCTTCTGCCGCGCGGTGCGGATGTGCTGTCCAATATCACTGGAACGGCTCCAGGAATGATCTGGTCCCCGATTGAGGGATTCACAGTGCTCACCTTCCCTGGGGTCCCCAGTGAGATGCGGAGCATGTGGCAGGCCACGGCAGTGCCCTGGTTTCAACGCTCGGGGCTGTCAAAAGGTGTGTTCAACAGTCGATTACTGCGTTTCTGGGGCATTGGTGAATCCACCCTGGCCGAACAGCTTCATGATCTGCTGGATCAGAGCAACCCCACGGTGGCGCCCTATGCGGGTCGTGGTGAGGTCAAACTGCGCGTCACAGCTCACGCCACTTCCGAAGCAGAGTCGCTTCGGCTGCTGGATGCCACCGAAGCTGAACTGCGTCAGCGCACCGGCTCGCTTTGTTTTGGTTGTGATGATCAGTCGCTGGCGTCGGTGGTTCTTGAACAGCTGCGCAAACAGCAACAAACCCTCTCGGTTGCGGAATCCTGTACCGGCGGTGGTTTGGGGGCCGAACTCACGGCGATCCCAGGATCCTCAGACGTTCTTCTGGGTGGTGTGATCGCTTACTCGAATGCCCTGAAACAACGTCTTCTTGGCGTATCAGCTGAGCTGCTTGAGCAGTTCGGGGCGGTCAGTGATCCTGTGGCTCAAGCCATGGCTGAGGGTTCACGACGCGTCACGGGAAGCGACTGGTCGATGGCGGTGACGGGCATTGCCGGCCCTGGAGGTGGTTCGGCGGAGAAGCCTGTTGGCTTGGTCTACATCGCCGTTGCCGGTCCCGATGGTTGTTTCAGTCAGCCCATCCGTCTCGGTGAAACGCGAGGACGAGACTGGGTCCAGACCGTGAGCGTTGGAGAGGCTCTCAATCGATTGCGGTTGCGTCTGATGGAGGCTACGTAA